In Lates calcarifer isolate ASB-BC8 linkage group LG21, TLL_Latcal_v3, whole genome shotgun sequence, the sequence gtgtttaacaACAAATCAGTGAACAAATCAGTGATAGATGTGAGGTCAGTGGTCAATGGTCCTTATACGTTTGGTCTTTCTCCTCTTACTGTAGTTGGGGGGTTGGGGGTACAAAGGACTATGGGAAAGTTGTCAGGCCTTTCATTAGTGAAGCAAATATTTCTCATGCCAATCTCCTCTTACGGTGACATTTCATCAACACACATTGACGTCAAAACAAGGACACACAAGTAGAGAAACACGTATTTAAGAGGGTAGCAAACTGAGCAAACCTCTATCTGGTTATCTGTGATTATCATCATGGTGTTGTAGTTTGACACCTTGTTCACCAGCCAACTAATCTCTAGTCTATAGGTCAATCCTGTTTAACTGGTACTGTTGACTATGACTCACACGtatacaaacagacacatagaTATTGTAAGCACACAGTAACCCTAACAACCTATTTCATATAGTTCACTGGGCCTTTACTGATACTATCTGATTTCTGTTTGGGTTATGTTGACTTAATACGGTAAAATCCCACAGAGGGTCCGACTATAGATTATTGGTTGCAACTTGTAATGTTATCATCCTCAGTTATCATCTACACAGGCAGCACTGTCGGAATCTTCCTTTCATTTTGTGCCAAGTTTATGCCACATTGTTCTGACAGCTGACTTTTAATAATTAGCTGCCACTCCTTTCAACATGGTGCCTTCAGACACGCtaaatcttgttttgttttttaattccccctccatcccctctcttgtttcttctctctccttcctctggttttccttctctttcctgtttctAGGAGATCTGCCCATCACCTCAGTTCATAGTGAACGGAGCTTCACGCCTGGACGTCCGCCAGGGAAGACTCAGTAAGTAACCACTGTAGTGtcacacagtacagtatattctGACACGATGAGTCCACAAAATGCATCGTACACTTTTCCACAGGACATTTGAGTAAAAAGCATTAACTCTTTAAAGTAACAAATGATCATTATATACTGACTCAGATAGATAAACTTAAAAGctaaactttaaacaaacagaGTCACAAGGCAGAGATGGTGAGTTCACCCCAcacggagagagagagtccaGGTTCTCATTACATTTCATGTACTTTGTTTACCAGGGTTGACAAAGCCATATAACTTTCAATCTAAAGTAACCTAATCACAGATATTTTAACATTGTTACACAGTGGGATTATGTTATGTTGAGTGTTAAGTGGAATTTGACAATCAGCACTTTGTCTGGAGTTTTCAAGGCAACACAATCAAGGAAGCAAAACCATCTGTGATGGATCAAGTAGTTGCACGAATAAACCCTGATGCACCCAAATATGCCGATACATTCTGTCAGGAATTACTGTGTTTAATACATTAGCCGTGCCCAAAGTCGGGGGCCTGTTCTTCTGTGGGCTGCAGCTCATGAAGGTGGGTCCTTTTTAGAACCTGAAGACCAGGCTaaacctgctcctcctcctccacaaaTACAATGGTCTAGTGGCATTGCAGAGAATAAATACCCGGTGTTTGATTGTCCAGGTTGCtgacaataacaaacaaacatgttcaaACCTCACTCTCAGTATTTACACCCTGCAAAAGATTTATCTGCCAGTGACTTATCAGGTGGTATTTTTCACCTGAGGACAAATACCAGTTAAATCCAGATTATATTTCTCATATCAATCTCCTCTTATGGTGACATTTCATCAGCACACACTGAAGTCAAAACAAGGACACACAAGTAAAGAACATCAGATATTTTCTGATTGTCTGCACCATTAACAAAGAATTACGGTAAACTAAAATTACAATGCACCTTCCTGATAACCTGACCTACTTCTCAAACCTGCTTTCCTTAGATGACTGCTGGTTACTTTCTGCTATCACATCTCTCGCTGTGCACCCGTCTCTACTCGAAAAGGTTGTGCCTGTAGAACAGAGCTTCAAGGATGGATACAATGGTAGCTTCACTTTCAGGGTAAATACCTGCATGTTTATgctgcaacacagacagaaaaatgtcaggCTGATATTTAACTGGAGTTACAGTGTGAATAGGTTTAGGAATCTTTTTCTTTACTCCCAAGAACTTTTTGTGGTCTCTGTGACAAAAAACATATCTTACGCTCTCTGTAGTTCTGGCAGTATGGTCAGTGGGAGGAGGTAAAGATAGATGACTTGTTGCCGACAGAGGGCAACAATCTGATCTACCTCAGCTCCCCAGAGAAACATGAGTTCTGGAGCTCCCTGCTGGAGAAGGCTTATGCCAAGTGAGCCCTTGTCAATAATCTTAATCAGAAATATGACACAtggaaacacatacacatgttgaAATTTTGTCCATTTACCACCTGAAAACTGTCCGATGGTTTTGTCCTCCCTGTGGCTTTTGTCCCAGGCTGAAAGGAGGCTACAGAGCTCTGGACATGGGCTTTCCTCACGAGGCCATGGTTGACATGACTGGCGGGGTGGCTGAGGTTTTGAAAACTGACTTGCTGCCCAGAGACGCTGCGGCCTTCCTCAGATACCTGCTGTCTAAAGGAGCGCTCATCAACTGCGCCAACTGCCAGGTACAGTGTGGAGGTTAGCGAGGTTAGGTAAAGAAACAGACTTGTTCTGTTAGTTTAGATCCCTGGACCTGCCGGGAAACAATGAAGCGGATAATGTTGCCACAGAGGTTTATGTGGATGTCACGACTcatgtcattttgtctttttcctctgttctgaCTGTGggtggatgtgtttttttttccttctagGGTTCTCTGGAGCAAAAGAATGAACTAGGGATCATGTACAGACATGCTTACTCTCTGACTGCAGTCGAGAAGGTAACTGTCCCTAAACAAGGTTAACAAGAGTCTGCTGAGAGTCTTATTTCATGTATCTCACGGAGTTTAATTCTGGcaattttcacagtaaaagcataaaataaccaataaacattttaaattctaaAACAATCCTGGTAGCAGCATGCTTTGATTATGTTTTTTGGGTTGCAGACTTGTCTCAAAAACAGATGCATCTGTACAAATGGAGGATTTGTAGACTGTAATAGTAGAAATGTAGATCAGTCATGGATCGTCCCACTGCTCTCACATATTCTTCCTGTCCGTTTTCCTCCTACTCTGCCAGGTGAAGACGGCACATGGCACCGTGGATTTGGTGCGAATCCTCAACCCCTGGGGCGACACTGAGTGGGAGGGGCCTTGGAGTGACTTGAAAGGGTTGGTACACTTCTACATGCATCAAATTAGACAGATTTTAATAACTGATTGTATAAGATTAGTTTTATTACTTTGAATGAAGTCCTCCTGCAAGATTAAAACTTTGCAATACCTGTTGTTTTCCTGAGAAAGTGATATAATTGGGAAatgaatatttcactttttttacatacaaataaaaagtctctctgcttctctttctgtttctctctctttccagtcCAGAGTGGAACACAGTGAGCATTGAGGAGCAGAAAAGACTGGACAGAGTCAATCGAGAGGATGGGGAGTTCTGGTGAGTTTGTGGTATCATTGTGCATCAGCAGAATGCCTCTCTGACGTACAGTACATGACTGATGATTCTGAATGTTAATGTCCGCCTTCTgcaaacatgaaacaaaacattcTGACTTGTGAGTCACAACAGGAACCAGAGGGCAAACAAGTCGACTTACCATGACGTCGCTTTTTCATATGCACACATGCTTTTTCATCATTGTtacagaaggacagagagaaacaagcaGGCAGTGTGGAATTCTTATGAACAGCAATGCAAAACTATGCAAACACAGCTGCTCACTACTGACTCTGTTAACACACTGACAGCCATTCAAAGGTgttagagtaaaaaaaaaaaaaacgtaccTGTCCCTCTTTCTTTGAATCAGGATGTCGGTGTCAGACTTCCGACAGCAGTTTGAGGTGATAGAGGTGTGTTATCTGACCGACACTCTCACAGAACCCAGCTCCGGTGTGCTGCCATGGTGCTACATGATGCACCATGGGAACTGGGTGCCAAGCATCACAGCAGGAGGCTCTCCCCACAGTGGTAAGGCAAATAGTGATACATAATGACTGAGGGTGGTGAGAATGACACACCTGTGTTGTTGTCCTTATAAAATTGGAACAGTgaaagtaaatgttttgttcagtgactgtatataaagatggatgACACATGCCCACTTCCTctcactgtacaaaaatgaagcaaaaatacCCCAGAGTCTGCGCAGTAGTGATCAGGTGCCACAGCATTGAAGTCCCGCCTGACCAACCATAAATCAAttacagctgtcagtcatgATGTAACATCCCATCTTTATGgtatttaattaaaactaaactaaaaaaaaaaaaaaattaacattcaTTGACAAAATGAGAACTCCCTATAATGACAGGGACTATCTTagggaaaaaatatttgatgTGTGCTTTGATTTTTTGCTTTGGCTCGTGTCTCCCCTGCTAACATGGAGAGGATGGGATTCATAATACGTtctgcagccagccaccaggcCACCAATCAAGATGTTTTGGCATCACTTCTTGTTGCTATCTTGTCATCCATCTTTTTATGCAGTCATTTGCTATGTTGAATTTAGGCTGCTGGTGAAAATGAGCAGCTTAGCTAAGCCCACATGTGATATAGAGTGTGCTTTATGTTCAATGGGCTGTTACAGTGAAGGTAATTTTGTTTTAGCTGTCTCCAGCTTTTGTGTTCAAACAGACAGTAATATTAATATATGTCAAGTTTAAAATCAGGTTTGATCTTACCATAATGTGTGACTCTGACTGAATATAAGTCTGTACCTGCCAGCAGATGGAATCAGCAGATGGTTGTCCACACTGGGAAGctttcacactgaaaacacaaacctgcTACCAAACATCTGTTCAGTCTTTTTAGGGTTTGTCAAAAAGGTATTTGAAGTGTTGGCGACCAGTTTGAccaggtgtctgtgtgtgtgtgtttatgtgtgtgtgtgtgtgtgtgtgcgtgtccagGTTTCTTCTGGCAGAACCCTCAGTTCCACTTTGAACTGTCAAAGGTGGACAGTGACAGAGACTCTAAGAAAACTTGCTCCTTcgttttggctctgatgcagaaACACCAGAGACGTACAGGCATAAAACTTACCATAGGCCTGCATATATACAAGgtacgaacacacacacacacacacacacacacacacagacatgatgaacATATTAATCGATTAAACCAAATTACTCACCTTGTCAGATAGTCTCAAACCACATAAGAATCAACATGGGGGATTTCTGGCTTTAATCTCAGAATGAATACGCACAGACagactcacattcacacctatggacAGTTTAGCACAGCTTTGGACTGTGTGAGGAAACTGGGGTGGCAAAACAAACCCATGCTGAGCTCTTAGCAGGGCCTGGAtagctcagtcggtagagcatCAGACTTTTAATCTGAGGGTCCAGGGTTCAAGTCCCTGTTCAGGCGAGAGAAGTTTTAAGACACTCAAAGCCACAAAGACAGCCAAAGCCACATTGTATTTTAGATATATACAGTTATTATTACATACCAAATTGTACAGAAAATTCACGTCACACTGCCCTCCACTATTACTTCAGGTCAAAGTAACTCAAGGAAGTAATGTAATATGGACGTCAACCAGACTGCAAGTCGAAATGATTAATCTATTCTATCTGATCTAATTAAATCTAAACTCAAAATGTGACCAGCATTATGTATCAGAGCCACAATTCTGTAGTATTGTCAGACATGTGCTAGAACCCTGAACCTAGCATGCCATTAGCCAGATGAGCTGTATGTGAGAATGTAAATGGTTCAAATTAGCTGGACAGCCTCATGGAAACTCCATAAAGCAACTAATTCAGCTAATTTATACATATTCATAGC encodes:
- the zgc:85932 gene encoding calpain-3 isoform X1; the encoded protein is MKKSWSVSSESSLPPLEDDVESVCSDELLGSQSRRWLTDLHNRDLPPESADVHTVGRDGLLVDIHFPLGELEMHSGVTWKRPREICPSPQFIVNGASRLDVRQGRLNDCWLLSAITSLAVHPSLLEKVVPVEQSFKDGYNGSFTFRFWQYGQWEEVKIDDLLPTEGNNLIYLSSPEKHEFWSSLLEKAYAKLKGGYRALDMGFPHEAMVDMTGGVAEVLKTDLLPRDAAAFLRYLLSKGALINCANCQGSLEQKNELGIMYRHAYSLTAVEKVKTAHGTVDLVRILNPWGDTEWEGPWSDLKGPEWNTVSIEEQKRLDRVNREDGEFWMSVSDFRQQFEVIEVCYLTDTLTEPSSGVLPWCYMMHHGNWVPSITAGGSPHSGFFWQNPQFHFELSKVDSDRDSKKTCSFVLALMQKHQRRTGIKLTIGLHIYKAHPTNTYLSPEDLGAVPPVLQAPYSSRREVVLRDSLPPGHYVIIPSTAELNQQGAFLLRVLTEQGNKATPVHKPMPQDISSITEVSFPHLAALPSLEAIGQLFRKHSNKKMLCKPVHLHSLLTEAIQGGVLAGSEKNLALEHCKSLVVLMDTQGIAQLNWHEFQSLWDKIRRWTDIFLVFDKNKTQRLEYQEVTPALKAAGITVDELVMQLVGLRYTEPDLTISYPGFLYLLMKLESMIHKFQAYDMVGMGTITVSYKQWLHMTMYN
- the zgc:85932 gene encoding calpain-3 isoform X2, which gives rise to MKKSWSVSSESSLPPLEDDVESVCSDELLGSQSRRWLTDLHNRDLPPESADVHTVGRDGLLVDIHFPLGELEMHSGVTWKRPREICPSPQFIVNGASRLDVRQGRLNDCWLLSAITSLAVHPSLLEKVVPVEQSFKDGYNGSFTFRFWQYGQWEEVKIDDLLPTEGNNLIYLSSPEKHEFWSSLLEKAYAKLKGGYRALDMGFPHEAMVDMTGGVAEVLKTDLLPRDAAAFLRYLLSKGALINCANCQGSLEQKNELGIMYRHAYSLTAVEKVKTAHGTVDLVRILNPWGDTEWEGPWSDLKGPEWNTVSIEEQKRLDRVNREDGEFWMSVSDFRQQFEVIEVCYLTDTLTEPSSGVLPWCYMMHHGNWVPSITAGGSPHSGFFWQNPQFHFELSKVDSDRDSKKTCSFVLALMQKHQRRTGIKLTIGLHIYKAHPTNTYLSPEDLGAVPPVLQAPYSSRREVVLRDSLPPGHYVIIPSTAELNQQGAFLLRVLTEQGNKATPVHKPMPQDISSITEVSFPHLAALPSLEAIGQLFRKHSNKMLCKPVHLHSLLTEAIQGGVLAGSEKNLALEHCKSLVVLMDTQGIAQLNWHEFQSLWDKIRRWTDIFLVFDKNKTQRLEYQEVTPALKAAGITVDELVMQLVGLRYTEPDLTISYPGFLYLLMKLESMIHKFQAYDMVGMGTITVSYKQWLHMTMYN